A segment of the Geoglobus ahangari genome:
GACAGGACGAGGGAGATTGCGAGGGAAAAAGGGGCCGAGGTGGTGGTTCAGAGCGGGAAGGGGAAGGGACAGGCGGTTCGCGAGGCCTTCGAGATTCTGGATGACGATGTTGTCGTGATGATCGACGCTGACGGAACGTATCTGCCTGAAGATGTTGAGCTCCTCCTCGAGCCGATCAGGAGGGGTGTGGCAGACCACGTTGTTGGGAACAGGCTGGTGAACTTTGAAAAAGGCGCTTTCACAAGGCTCAACCTTCTGGGGAACAGGATCATCAACTTCATTTTCCGCTTCTTTTACGGGGTGGAGCTCCACGACATACTTTCCGGCTACAGAGCTTTAACGAAGGAGGTTTACAAAACAGTAGAGCTCCAGAAAAGCGGGTTTGAGGTTGAAACGGAGCTAACTGTTGAGACGATAGCCAATGGGTTCAGGATGCTTGAGGTGCCCGTCAGGTACAGGAGGAGGGCCGGAAGAACCAAGCTCAGGCCGTTCTCGGATGGATACAGGATAATCTCAACCATCTACAGCCTCCTCGGCAGGTACAGCCCCGGGAGGTACTTCTACCTCCTCGGGACGATTATGGTCGCGCTTGGCTTTGTGGGAGGGCTATACGTCGTCTACGAGTGGTTCAGGAGGGTCTCCCACTTCCTGCTCGTCAACCTCG
Coding sequences within it:
- the aglJ gene encoding S-layer glycoprotein N-glycosyltransferase AglJ, translated to MKVRILIPALNEEESIGDVIDGFRKLGYDNILVIDGHSTDRTREIAREKGAEVVVQSGKGKGQAVREAFEILDDDVVVMIDADGTYLPEDVELLLEPIRRGVADHVVGNRLVNFEKGAFTRLNLLGNRIINFIFRFFYGVELHDILSGYRALTKEVYKTVELQKSGFEVETELTVETIANGFRMLEVPVRYRRRAGRTKLRPFSDGYRIISTIYSLLGRYSPGRYFYLLGTIMVALGFVGGLYVVYEWFRRVSHFLLVNLVTMLIVSGLLIIAVGLLSDSLFRINVQLKRELREIRRRLEEIERKGD